A single Paracholeplasma manati DNA region contains:
- the serS gene encoding serine--tRNA ligase: MLDIKWIRENLDEAIDRLNTRGGDFSYLREVVQKDEERRNLISTVEKLKSERNTKSKEIGLLAKKGVDTEAIKDQVRQIGEQIKLDDEKIAEIDAYILEKLLITPNIPSKTTPIGIDDKDNVLIRDWGTPKEFTFPIKDHADLGEKLGVLDFQRAAKITGARFVIDRGMGARLERSLIQFMMDLHSEDHGYTEIMPPYLINEASMYATGQFPKFKADSYKVTSDEDTWYLNPTAEVPTINMYRDEIIDGDLLPLKFVSYTTAFRSEAGSAGRDTKGILRQHQFNKVELIKFTKPEDSYAELEKMLKNSEKVLQLLKLPYRVVALSTGDMGFGMAKTYDIEVWIPSQNTYREIGSISNAEDYQARRGNIRFKRTKDAKTEYVHTLNGSGLAVGRTMIAIMENYQNEDGTITVPDVLVQYMHTTVIK; this comes from the coding sequence ATGTTAGATATTAAATGGATTAGAGAAAATCTCGATGAAGCAATCGACAGACTGAACACCAGAGGTGGTGACTTCAGTTATTTAAGAGAAGTTGTACAAAAAGACGAAGAAAGAAGAAACCTAATTTCAACAGTCGAAAAACTAAAAAGCGAACGCAATACCAAATCCAAAGAGATTGGTTTATTGGCTAAAAAAGGTGTAGATACCGAAGCGATCAAAGACCAAGTGAGACAAATTGGCGAACAAATCAAATTAGACGATGAAAAAATCGCCGAAATCGACGCTTATATTTTAGAAAAACTCCTCATCACACCAAACATCCCATCGAAAACCACACCGATCGGGATTGATGATAAAGACAATGTCTTGATTAGAGACTGGGGTACACCTAAAGAATTCACATTTCCAATCAAAGACCACGCGGATTTGGGTGAAAAGTTGGGTGTTTTAGATTTCCAAAGAGCAGCTAAGATTACCGGTGCTCGTTTCGTCATCGATAGAGGTATGGGGGCACGTTTAGAACGTTCCTTAATCCAATTCATGATGGATTTACACTCAGAAGACCATGGGTATACCGAGATTATGCCACCATATTTGATCAATGAAGCATCGATGTATGCCACAGGCCAATTCCCTAAATTCAAAGCGGATTCCTATAAAGTAACATCAGATGAAGATACATGGTATTTAAACCCAACCGCGGAAGTACCAACCATCAACATGTATCGTGATGAAATCATCGATGGTGATTTATTACCACTTAAGTTTGTTTCCTATACCACTGCATTTAGAAGTGAAGCGGGTTCTGCAGGTAGAGATACCAAAGGGATTTTGAGACAACATCAATTCAATAAAGTGGAACTCATCAAATTTACCAAACCAGAAGATTCTTATGCAGAACTTGAAAAGATGTTAAAGAACTCTGAGAAAGTCTTACAACTCTTGAAGTTACCTTATCGTGTGGTTGCGTTATCGACAGGTGATATGGGCTTTGGTATGGCGAAGACATACGACATTGAAGTATGGATTCCTAGCCAAAACACCTATCGAGAAATTGGTTCGATTTCCAATGCTGAAGATTATCAAGCGAGACGCGGAAACATTCGTTTCAAACGTACGAAAGACGCGAAGACCGAATATGTTCATACCTTGAATGGATCTGGTTTAGCTGTTGGTAGAACAATGATCGCCATTATGGAGAATTATCAAAACGAAGACGGAACAATCACTGTACCGGATGTGCTTGTACAGTACATGCATACGACCGTCATCAAGTAA
- a CDS encoding response regulator transcription factor has translation MKIYYVEDEQDLASIIKKYLIKEGYEVSLFESGEDAMTHVADDIDLWILDIMLTGDINGYDLIAAIKEKNPKVSVIFTSARDHDLDKIRGLELGSDDYLAKPYSPRELILRVKAILRRANRVSPNLLKYDSYEINIEKRIIKENDQVIELTNKEFELMLFFVENKNQAFSREQILAHVWGQDYYGSDRVVDDLLRRLRQKMPNLMIETIYGYGYRLL, from the coding sequence ATGAAAATTTACTATGTAGAAGATGAACAAGACTTAGCTTCGATCATTAAAAAGTACTTGATCAAAGAAGGTTATGAAGTCTCATTATTTGAATCTGGTGAAGACGCGATGACCCACGTGGCGGATGATATCGACCTATGGATTTTAGACATCATGCTCACCGGGGATATCAATGGTTATGATCTAATCGCGGCCATCAAAGAAAAGAATCCGAAAGTGTCGGTTATTTTTACCTCTGCGCGTGACCACGATTTAGATAAGATCAGAGGTCTTGAATTGGGTTCAGATGATTATCTTGCAAAACCATATTCACCAAGAGAACTCATCTTAAGGGTAAAAGCCATTTTAAGAAGAGCGAATCGTGTCAGCCCGAACTTACTCAAATACGATAGTTATGAAATCAACATTGAAAAACGTATCATCAAGGAAAACGATCAAGTGATTGAACTCACCAATAAAGAATTTGAATTGATGTTGTTCTTTGTCGAAAATAAAAACCAAGCATTCTCCAGAGAACAAATTCTCGCCCATGTTTGGGGTCAAGATTATTATGGATCCGATAGAGTCGTCGATGACTTGTTGAGAAGACTTAGACAAAAGATGCCGAATCTCATGATTGAAACCATCTATGGTTATGGATACCGATTGTTATAA